A window from Felis catus isolate Fca126 chromosome B1, F.catus_Fca126_mat1.0, whole genome shotgun sequence encodes these proteins:
- the TMEM33 gene encoding transmembrane protein 33 isoform X2 produces the protein MAETAPNGPQGAGAVQFMMTNKLDTAMWLSRLFTVYCSALFVLPLLGLHEAASFYQRALLANALTSALRLHQRLPHFQLSRAFLAQALLEDSCHYLLYSLIFVNSYPVTMSIFPVLLFSLLHAATYTKKVLDAKGSNSLPLLRSILDKLSANQQNILKFIACNEIFLMPATVFMLFSGQGSLLQPFIYYRFLTLRYSSRRNPYCRTLFNELRIVVEHVIMKPACPLFVRRLCLQSIAFISRLAPTA, from the exons ATGGCAGAAACGGCCCCGAACGGCCCCCAAGGGGCGGGCGCAGTG caaTTCATGATGACCAATAAACTGGACACGGCCATGTGGCTTTCTCGATTGTTCACAGTTTACTGCTCTGCCTTGTTTGTTCTGCCACTTCTTGG GTTGCACGAAGCTGCAAGCTTTTACCAGCGTGCTTTACTGGCAAATGCTCTTACTAGTGCTCTGAGACTGCACCAGAGATTACCACATTTCCAGTTAAGCAGAGCATTCCTGGCCCAGGCTTTATTGGAAGACAGCTGCCACTACCTGTTGTACTCACTCATCTTTGTCAATTCCTACCCGGTTACAA tgagtatttttcctgtgttgttattCTCCTTGCTTCATGCTGCCACATATACGAAAAAGGTCCTTGAT GCGAAGGGTTCAAATAGTTTACCTTTACTGAGATCTATCTTGGATAAACTAAGCGCTAATCAACAGAATATTCTGAAATTCATTGCTTGTAATGAAATATTCTTGATGCCTGCTACAGTTTTTATGCTTTTTag tgGTCAAGGGAGTTTGCTCCAGCCTTTTATCTACTATAGATTTCTTACTCTTCGGTATTCCTCTCGAAGAAATCCATATTGTCG GACCTTGTTCAATGAACTGAGGATTGTTGTTGAACATGTGATAATGAAACCTGCTTGCCCACTGTTTGTGAGAAGACTTTGTCTCCAGAGTATTGCTTTTATAAGCAGACTGGCACCAACA GCTTGA
- the TMEM33 gene encoding transmembrane protein 33 isoform X1, whose translation MAETAPNGPQGAGAVQFMMTNKLDTAMWLSRLFTVYCSALFVLPLLGLHEAASFYQRALLANALTSALRLHQRLPHFQLSRAFLAQALLEDSCHYLLYSLIFVNSYPVTMSIFPVLLFSLLHAATYTKKVLDAKGSNSLPLLRSILDKLSANQQNILKFIACNEIFLMPATVFMLFSGQGSLLQPFIYYRFLTLRYSSRRNPYCRTLFNELRIVVEHVIMKPACPLFVRRLCLQSIAFISRLAPTVA comes from the exons ATGGCAGAAACGGCCCCGAACGGCCCCCAAGGGGCGGGCGCAGTG caaTTCATGATGACCAATAAACTGGACACGGCCATGTGGCTTTCTCGATTGTTCACAGTTTACTGCTCTGCCTTGTTTGTTCTGCCACTTCTTGG GTTGCACGAAGCTGCAAGCTTTTACCAGCGTGCTTTACTGGCAAATGCTCTTACTAGTGCTCTGAGACTGCACCAGAGATTACCACATTTCCAGTTAAGCAGAGCATTCCTGGCCCAGGCTTTATTGGAAGACAGCTGCCACTACCTGTTGTACTCACTCATCTTTGTCAATTCCTACCCGGTTACAA tgagtatttttcctgtgttgttattCTCCTTGCTTCATGCTGCCACATATACGAAAAAGGTCCTTGAT GCGAAGGGTTCAAATAGTTTACCTTTACTGAGATCTATCTTGGATAAACTAAGCGCTAATCAACAGAATATTCTGAAATTCATTGCTTGTAATGAAATATTCTTGATGCCTGCTACAGTTTTTATGCTTTTTag tgGTCAAGGGAGTTTGCTCCAGCCTTTTATCTACTATAGATTTCTTACTCTTCGGTATTCCTCTCGAAGAAATCCATATTGTCG GACCTTGTTCAATGAACTGAGGATTGTTGTTGAACATGTGATAATGAAACCTGCTTGCCCACTGTTTGTGAGAAGACTTTGTCTCCAGAGTATTGCTTTTATAAGCAGACTGGCACCAACAGTTGCGTAG
- the TMEM33 gene encoding transmembrane protein 33 isoform X3 codes for MMTNKLDTAMWLSRLFTVYCSALFVLPLLGLHEAASFYQRALLANALTSALRLHQRLPHFQLSRAFLAQALLEDSCHYLLYSLIFVNSYPVTMSIFPVLLFSLLHAATYTKKVLDAKGSNSLPLLRSILDKLSANQQNILKFIACNEIFLMPATVFMLFSGQGSLLQPFIYYRFLTLRYSSRRNPYCRTLFNELRIVVEHVIMKPACPLFVRRLCLQSIAFISRLAPTVA; via the exons ATGATGACCAATAAACTGGACACGGCCATGTGGCTTTCTCGATTGTTCACAGTTTACTGCTCTGCCTTGTTTGTTCTGCCACTTCTTGG GTTGCACGAAGCTGCAAGCTTTTACCAGCGTGCTTTACTGGCAAATGCTCTTACTAGTGCTCTGAGACTGCACCAGAGATTACCACATTTCCAGTTAAGCAGAGCATTCCTGGCCCAGGCTTTATTGGAAGACAGCTGCCACTACCTGTTGTACTCACTCATCTTTGTCAATTCCTACCCGGTTACAA tgagtatttttcctgtgttgttattCTCCTTGCTTCATGCTGCCACATATACGAAAAAGGTCCTTGAT GCGAAGGGTTCAAATAGTTTACCTTTACTGAGATCTATCTTGGATAAACTAAGCGCTAATCAACAGAATATTCTGAAATTCATTGCTTGTAATGAAATATTCTTGATGCCTGCTACAGTTTTTATGCTTTTTag tgGTCAAGGGAGTTTGCTCCAGCCTTTTATCTACTATAGATTTCTTACTCTTCGGTATTCCTCTCGAAGAAATCCATATTGTCG GACCTTGTTCAATGAACTGAGGATTGTTGTTGAACATGTGATAATGAAACCTGCTTGCCCACTGTTTGTGAGAAGACTTTGTCTCCAGAGTATTGCTTTTATAAGCAGACTGGCACCAACAGTTGCGTAG